One window from the genome of Enterobacteriaceae bacterium Kacie_13 encodes:
- the oxyR gene encoding DNA-binding transcriptional regulator OxyR: MNIRDLEYLVALAEFRHFRRAADSCHVSQPTLSGQIRKLEDELGVMLLERTSRKVLFTQAGLLLVDQARTVLREVKVLKEMASQQGEAMSGPMHIGLIPTVGPYLLPQIIPTLHKTFPKLEMYLHEAQTHQLLAQLDSGKLDCAILALVKESEAFIEVPLFDEPMKLAIYDDHPWASRDRVAMADLAGEKLLMLEDGHCLRDQALGFCFQAGADEDTHFRATSLETLRNMVAAGSGITLLPSLAVPRERSRDGVTYLTCDKPEPRRTIALVYRPGSPLRGRYEQLAEAIKEHMQAYWDNAAALKKAV; the protein is encoded by the coding sequence ATGAACATTCGTGATTTAGAGTATCTGGTGGCACTGGCAGAGTTTCGCCACTTCCGTCGCGCTGCAGATTCATGCCACGTCAGCCAGCCAACGCTGAGCGGGCAAATCCGCAAGTTGGAAGATGAGCTCGGCGTCATGCTGCTCGAAAGAACCAGCCGCAAAGTACTGTTCACACAAGCCGGTCTGCTGCTGGTGGATCAGGCGCGTACGGTATTGCGTGAAGTGAAAGTGCTCAAAGAGATGGCGAGCCAGCAGGGCGAAGCAATGTCGGGACCGATGCATATCGGTCTGATCCCAACCGTCGGGCCTTACCTGCTGCCGCAAATTATTCCCACGCTGCACAAAACGTTTCCCAAACTGGAAATGTATCTGCACGAAGCGCAAACCCATCAGCTGCTGGCGCAACTCGACAGCGGAAAGCTTGATTGTGCCATTCTGGCACTGGTGAAGGAGAGCGAAGCGTTTATCGAAGTGCCGCTGTTTGACGAGCCGATGAAGCTGGCAATCTACGATGATCATCCATGGGCATCCCGCGATCGCGTGGCGATGGCCGATCTGGCCGGTGAGAAACTGCTGATGCTGGAAGATGGCCACTGTCTGCGCGATCAGGCGCTTGGTTTTTGCTTCCAGGCGGGTGCGGATGAAGATACCCACTTCCGCGCCACCAGTCTTGAAACGCTGCGTAACATGGTGGCGGCAGGAAGCGGGATTACGTTACTGCCATCACTGGCTGTACCTCGTGAGCGCAGCCGTGATGGTGTGACTTATCTTACTTGTGACAAACCGGAGCCTCGGCGCACGATCGCGCTGGTTTATCGCCCTGGTTCACCACTGCGCGGGCGTTACGAACAGCTTGCCGAAGCCATCAAAGAACATATGCAGGCTTACTGGGATAACGCCGCTGCTTTAAAAAAGGCGGTTTAA
- a CDS encoding Si-specific NAD(P)(+) transhydrogenase has translation MQQHSHFDAIIIGSGPGGEGAAMGLVKQGARVAVIERYNNVGGGCTHWGTIPSKALRHAVSRIIEFNQNPLYSDNSRTMSSSFPDILRHADSVINQQTRMRQGFYERNQCQLFSGDASFVDANTISIRYADGTHEQITADNIVIACGSRPYRPANVDFGHPRIYDSDLILELSHEPRHVIIYGAGVIGCEYASIFRGLNVKVDLINTRDRLLSFLDQEMSDALSYHFWNNGVVIRHNEEFEKIEGVEDGVIMHLKSGKKVKADALLYANGRTGNTDKLGLENIGLEADSRGLLKVNSMYQTALSHIYAVGDVIGYPSLASAAYDQGRIAAQAMIQGEAKVHLIENIPTGIYTIPEISSVGKTEQELTSMKVPYEVGRAQFKHLARAQIAGMNVGSLKLLFHRETKEILGIHCFGERAAEIIHIGQAIMEQKGEGNTIEYFVNTTFNYPTMAEAYRVAALNGLNRLF, from the coding sequence ATGCAACAGCACTCACATTTTGATGCCATCATCATTGGCTCAGGCCCTGGCGGAGAAGGCGCTGCGATGGGACTGGTTAAACAAGGCGCCAGAGTTGCTGTCATCGAACGCTACAACAACGTCGGTGGCGGCTGTACACACTGGGGTACCATCCCTTCCAAAGCACTGCGTCACGCCGTCAGCCGAATCATCGAATTTAACCAAAATCCGCTCTACAGCGATAACTCGCGCACCATGAGCTCCAGCTTTCCCGATATCCTGCGTCATGCGGATTCGGTTATTAATCAGCAAACACGCATGCGTCAGGGTTTCTACGAAAGAAACCAGTGCCAGCTATTTTCCGGCGACGCCAGCTTTGTCGATGCTAATACTATCAGCATCCGCTACGCCGACGGCACGCATGAGCAGATCACTGCGGATAACATCGTCATCGCCTGTGGCTCGCGCCCTTATCGCCCTGCTAACGTCGATTTTGGTCACCCGCGCATTTATGACAGCGATTTAATTCTTGAGCTGAGCCATGAACCGCGTCACGTAATTATTTACGGTGCGGGCGTGATCGGCTGCGAATATGCGTCGATCTTCCGAGGTCTGAACGTCAAAGTGGACTTAATCAACACGCGTGACCGCCTGCTGTCTTTCCTCGATCAGGAAATGTCAGATGCGCTTTCTTATCACTTCTGGAACAACGGTGTGGTTATCCGTCACAACGAAGAGTTCGAGAAGATTGAAGGTGTGGAAGATGGTGTGATCATGCACTTGAAATCCGGGAAGAAAGTGAAGGCCGATGCCCTGTTGTATGCTAACGGTCGCACCGGTAACACGGACAAACTAGGTCTGGAAAATATCGGGCTGGAAGCAGACAGCCGGGGCTTGCTGAAAGTAAACAGCATGTATCAGACCGCACTGTCGCACATTTATGCTGTCGGTGATGTGATTGGTTACCCAAGTCTGGCGTCTGCGGCTTACGATCAGGGGCGCATTGCCGCACAGGCGATGATTCAGGGCGAAGCCAAAGTCCATCTGATCGAAAACATTCCGACCGGGATTTACACCATTCCGGAGATAAGTTCCGTGGGTAAAACCGAGCAGGAACTGACGTCGATGAAAGTCCCTTACGAAGTTGGCCGTGCACAGTTTAAACATCTGGCTCGCGCACAAATCGCTGGCATGAACGTGGGCAGCCTGAAGTTACTGTTCCACCGTGAAACCAAGGAAATTCTGGGCATTCACTGTTTCGGTGAGCGTGCTGCCGAAATCATTCATATCGGGCAGGCGATCATGGAACAGAAAGGTGAAGGTAATACTATCGAGTATTTCGTCAATACTACCTTCAACTATCCGACCATGGCCGAAGCCTATCGTGTGGCTGCGCTTAACGGATTAAACCGCCTTTTTTAA
- the fabR gene encoding HTH-type transcriptional repressor FabR, producing the protein MKVMGVRAQQKERTRRTLIEAAFSQLSAERSFASLSLREVSREAGIAPTSFYRHFRDVDELGLTMVDESGLMLRQLMRQARQRIAKGGSVIRTSVSTFMEFIGNNPNAFRLLLRERSGTSSAFRAAVAREIQHFIAELADYLQLENHMPRSFTEAQAEAMVIIVFNAGAEALDVDLAQRRQLEERLVLQLRMISKGAYYWYRRQQERTAVTPINKTRGKEDDRTSEPG; encoded by the coding sequence ATGAAGGTCATGGGAGTCAGAGCACAACAAAAAGAGCGTACGCGTCGCACGCTGATTGAGGCGGCTTTCAGCCAACTCAGCGCTGAGCGCAGCTTCGCCAGTCTGAGTTTGCGTGAGGTCTCGCGCGAAGCAGGCATTGCGCCGACGTCCTTCTACCGGCACTTCCGTGATGTGGATGAACTCGGTCTGACGATGGTGGATGAGAGTGGTCTGATGCTGCGCCAGCTGATGCGTCAGGCGCGTCAGCGAATTGCTAAAGGCGGCAGCGTAATCCGCACTTCGGTCTCCACGTTTATGGAGTTCATCGGCAATAACCCCAATGCATTCCGCCTGTTGCTTCGCGAACGTTCCGGAACGTCTTCGGCGTTTCGTGCCGCCGTTGCCCGTGAAATTCAGCATTTTATTGCGGAACTTGCCGACTATCTGCAACTCGAAAACCATATGCCGCGCAGTTTTACTGAAGCGCAGGCGGAAGCCATGGTAATCATCGTGTTTAACGCCGGCGCGGAAGCGCTGGATGTTGATCTCGCACAGCGCCGTCAGCTTGAAGAGCGTCTGGTACTGCAATTGCGGATGATTTCTAAAGGCGCGTATTACTGGTATCGCCGTCAACAGGAACGCACGGCAGTGACTCCCATTAATAAGACCCGAGGTAAAGAAGATGACCGAACAAGCGAACCAGGATAA
- a CDS encoding YijD family membrane protein, translating into MTEQANQDNGTLVLSLIAGLSISGTFDALFSSVVAFSIFPIIALVLAVYCLHVRYHKSEMPKGLPGIAAACFLLGLLLYSAIVRAEYPELGSNFLPSLVCVALVFWIGVKLKKRKSSI; encoded by the coding sequence ATGACCGAACAAGCGAACCAGGATAATGGCACTCTGGTTTTGTCTTTAATTGCCGGGCTGTCGATTAGCGGCACATTTGATGCTTTATTCAGCTCTGTCGTCGCGTTTTCGATATTCCCGATTATTGCTCTGGTGTTAGCGGTGTACTGTCTGCACGTCCGCTACCACAAAAGTGAAATGCCGAAAGGATTACCGGGGATTGCCGCGGCCTGTTTCCTGCTGGGTCTGCTGTTATATAGTGCAATTGTACGCGCTGAGTATCCTGAATTAGGCTCGAATTTCTTGCCGTCGCTTGTCTGTGTGGCGCTGGTATTTTGGATTGGTGTAAAACTGAAAAAGCGCAAATCGTCCATATAA
- a CDS encoding MFS transporter — protein MKTRKIGFFTYIAYGSGDFLGAGTTALTAAWLLYFYTTFCGLSPIQATFIFATARVADAVLSPLMGYLTDNFGNTWLGKRFGRRKFFILLGIPCVFSYSFMWVGEMGYVYYLLTYLLFDIVYTMILVPYETLVPEMTDDFKQKTKFSGARIALAQLSAILAAFLPGILLQHFGKDNAISFFYSSLVFAVICSLVLTLVYFFTWERPEELKSEATKKIERERQQLTLAQSLKRLKVELSSTLRIKIFRQHLGLYLGGYIAQDVFNAVFTYYVVFVLMQSAAVASNLMGMMAILQFVAVIGMIPLCIRFGPAPSYRLAVTLFGLAAISYGGLYYAGMNDSMSLLLLISALAGLGRGGINYVPWNIYTYIADVDETITGQRREGIFAGVMTLTRKASQAGAVMLVGIILQLAGFVSGQTQQVPAVGHTILGVLVIGSLVMLSMGFIISLFFRLNQRTHGVLTRETHKMREANRIVPEQITPEDRATVEMLTGMKYESLWGNNNIGYLHRNNPPPEKLTRENTVEMPVQGRL, from the coding sequence ATGAAAACACGTAAGATCGGATTCTTCACTTATATCGCTTATGGCTCCGGGGATTTCCTCGGTGCAGGCACGACTGCACTGACTGCGGCATGGTTATTGTATTTCTACACGACGTTCTGCGGGCTATCGCCCATTCAGGCTACGTTTATTTTCGCGACTGCACGCGTGGCCGATGCGGTTCTTAGCCCGCTGATGGGGTATCTCACCGATAACTTCGGCAATACGTGGCTCGGCAAACGGTTTGGCCGCCGTAAGTTCTTTATTCTGCTAGGTATTCCCTGCGTCTTCAGCTACAGCTTTATGTGGGTGGGCGAAATGGGATACGTCTATTACCTGCTGACGTATCTGCTGTTCGATATCGTTTACACCATGATTTTGGTGCCGTATGAAACGCTGGTCCCGGAAATGACCGATGATTTCAAGCAAAAAACCAAATTCTCAGGTGCCCGCATCGCGTTGGCGCAGTTGTCAGCAATTCTGGCAGCGTTCCTGCCCGGCATTCTGTTACAGCATTTCGGCAAAGATAACGCTATTTCCTTCTTCTACTCGAGTCTGGTCTTTGCAGTGATTTGTTCACTGGTGCTGACACTGGTGTATTTCTTCACCTGGGAACGGCCGGAAGAGCTTAAATCGGAAGCGACTAAGAAAATTGAACGTGAGCGCCAGCAACTGACACTGGCACAAAGCCTGAAACGTCTGAAAGTCGAACTGTCTTCAACGCTGCGCATCAAGATCTTCCGCCAGCATCTCGGTTTATATCTGGGCGGCTACATCGCGCAGGACGTCTTTAACGCCGTGTTCACTTATTACGTGGTGTTTGTTCTGATGCAAAGCGCTGCCGTCGCTTCAAATCTCATGGGAATGATGGCAATTCTGCAATTTGTTGCCGTTATCGGGATGATCCCGCTGTGTATTCGCTTCGGACCGGCGCCGTCTTACCGGCTGGCGGTGACACTCTTCGGGCTGGCGGCTATTTCCTACGGCGGCCTGTATTACGCCGGGATGAATGACTCAATGTCACTGCTGTTGCTGATTTCTGCCCTGGCCGGTCTGGGACGTGGCGGGATCAACTACGTGCCGTGGAATATCTATACCTATATCGCTGACGTCGATGAAACCATCACCGGCCAGCGCCGCGAAGGGATTTTTGCCGGCGTAATGACGCTGACCCGCAAAGCCTCGCAGGCCGGTGCCGTGATGCTGGTGGGGATTATCCTGCAACTCGCCGGATTTGTTTCCGGCCAGACCCAGCAGGTTCCTGCGGTCGGTCACACGATTCTGGGGGTTCTGGTGATCGGTTCACTGGTCATGCTCAGCATGGGCTTTATCATCTCGCTGTTCTTCCGCCTGAATCAGAGAACGCACGGCGTGCTGACCCGCGAAACGCACAAGATGCGCGAAGCAAACCGTATCGTGCCGGAGCAAATCACGCCGGAAGACCGCGCTACCGTCGAAATGTTGACAGGGATGAAATACGAATCTCTGTGGGGCAATAACAACATCGGTTATCTGCATCGCAATAACCCGCCACCTGAAAAGCTGACCCGAGAAAATACCGTAGAAATGCCGGTTCAGGGACGTTTGTAA
- a CDS encoding glycoside hydrolase family 105 protein, which yields MKVFEVKHSALLRQPEHFISRNELKALIHNVTDNLVNIEDKTGEFLLRLDDGRVIDTKGWAGWEWTHGIGLYGIYQYYQQTGDEKMRSVIDDWFTARLAEGTPTKNVNTMSPFLTLAYRYEETGNEAWRPYLERWAEWVMYEMPRTDKGAMQHIVYNNENHQQMWDDTLMMSVLPLAKIGKLLGRPEFIEEATYQFLVHVQYLMDRQTGLWFHGWTFDGHHNFAQARWARGNSWLTIAIPEFLELVDLPENNATRRYLLQVLESQVSALAKCQDDSGLWHTLLDDPHSYLESSATAGFAYGILKAVRKRYIDASYAPVAEKAIQGVIKHINPAGELTQTSFGTAMGADLEFYRQIALTSMPYGQAMAILCLSEYLRVYL from the coding sequence ATGAAAGTTTTTGAAGTTAAACACAGTGCCTTGCTGCGTCAGCCGGAGCATTTCATCTCGCGCAACGAACTGAAAGCGCTGATCCATAACGTGACCGACAATCTGGTGAATATCGAAGATAAAACCGGTGAGTTTCTGCTACGGCTGGATGATGGCCGCGTCATCGACACCAAAGGGTGGGCAGGCTGGGAATGGACGCACGGTATCGGGCTTTACGGCATTTACCAGTATTATCAGCAGACCGGTGATGAAAAAATGCGGTCGGTAATTGATGACTGGTTCACCGCGCGCCTGGCGGAAGGGACGCCCACTAAAAACGTTAATACCATGAGCCCGTTCCTGACACTAGCTTATCGCTACGAGGAAACGGGTAATGAAGCGTGGCGTCCTTATCTTGAGCGCTGGGCAGAATGGGTAATGTACGAAATGCCGCGCACCGATAAAGGCGCAATGCAGCACATTGTTTATAACAATGAAAACCATCAGCAGATGTGGGATGACACGCTGATGATGAGCGTCCTGCCGCTGGCGAAAATTGGCAAACTGCTCGGTCGTCCTGAATTTATCGAAGAAGCAACGTATCAGTTTCTGGTCCACGTGCAGTATCTGATGGATCGCCAGACTGGCCTGTGGTTCCACGGCTGGACGTTCGACGGTCACCATAACTTTGCGCAGGCGCGCTGGGCGCGTGGCAACAGCTGGCTGACGATCGCCATTCCCGAATTTCTCGAACTGGTGGATTTGCCGGAGAATAACGCGACCCGCCGCTATTTATTGCAGGTACTGGAAAGCCAGGTCAGTGCGCTGGCGAAATGTCAGGACGACAGCGGTTTATGGCACACGCTGCTTGACGATCCGCACTCTTATCTTGAAAGCTCGGCCACGGCCGGTTTTGCGTACGGTATTCTGAAAGCGGTGCGTAAGCGTTATATCGATGCGTCTTATGCACCGGTGGCGGAAAAAGCCATTCAGGGTGTGATCAAACATATCAATCCAGCGGGCGAACTGACACAAACGTCGTTCGGTACCGCGATGGGGGCAGATCTTGAGTTTTATCGCCAGATTGCGCTGACCTCGATGCCTTACGGGCAGGCGATGGCGATTCTGTGTCTGTCAGAATATCTGCGCGTGTACTTGTAA
- the trmA gene encoding tRNA (uridine(54)-C5)-methyltransferase TrmA: MTPENLPIEQYDDQLAEKTARLTAMMSPFNAPQPDVFRSPVSHYRMRAEFRVWHDEGDLYHIMFDQQTKARVRVDQFPAGSELINRLMPVLIAAVKQDPALRRKIFQIDYLSTRSGKIIASLLYHRKLDEEWQQAATLLRDQLRADGFDIQLIGRAAKTKIMLDQDYIDEVLPVAGRDMIYRQVENSFTQPNAEMNIQMLEWALDATQNSTGDLLELYCGNGNFSLALARNFRRVLATEIAKPSVAAAQFNIAANHIDNVQIIRMAAEDFTQALNGVREFRRLQDVDLSGYECNTIFVDPPRSGLDDETVKMVQGYDRILYISCNPETLCANLETLSQTHRVTRLALFDQFPYTHHMESGVLLEKI; this comes from the coding sequence ATGACGCCTGAAAACCTGCCCATTGAACAGTACGACGACCAACTGGCGGAAAAGACCGCACGTCTCACGGCGATGATGTCGCCTTTTAATGCGCCGCAGCCTGACGTTTTCCGTTCTCCGGTCAGCCATTATCGTATGCGTGCCGAATTCCGCGTATGGCACGACGAAGGCGACCTGTACCATATTATGTTTGATCAGCAGACTAAAGCTCGCGTGCGTGTGGATCAGTTCCCGGCCGGCAGCGAGCTGATTAACCGCCTGATGCCTGTGCTGATCGCCGCCGTGAAGCAAGATCCGGCACTGCGCCGTAAGATCTTCCAGATCGACTATCTTTCGACCCGCAGCGGTAAAATCATCGCTTCTTTGCTGTACCACCGGAAGCTTGATGAAGAATGGCAGCAGGCCGCCACACTTCTTCGTGACCAGCTGCGCGCCGACGGGTTTGATATCCAGCTGATTGGCCGCGCAGCCAAAACTAAAATCATGCTCGATCAGGATTATATTGATGAAGTCCTGCCGGTCGCAGGCCGCGATATGATTTACCGTCAGGTGGAAAATAGCTTCACTCAGCCAAACGCCGAGATGAATATTCAGATGCTGGAGTGGGCGCTGGACGCCACGCAAAACTCGACCGGCGATTTGCTGGAACTTTACTGCGGCAACGGCAATTTCTCACTGGCGCTGGCGCGCAACTTCCGCCGGGTACTGGCAACAGAAATTGCCAAACCGTCAGTGGCAGCAGCGCAGTTCAACATTGCGGCGAACCATATAGATAACGTGCAGATCATCCGCATGGCGGCTGAAGATTTCACTCAGGCACTGAACGGCGTACGTGAATTCCGTCGTCTGCAGGATGTGGATTTAAGCGGATATGAATGCAACACAATTTTTGTCGATCCACCGCGCAGCGGGCTGGATGATGAGACCGTGAAGATGGTGCAGGGCTATGACCGTATTTTGTATATCTCCTGCAATCCGGAAACCCTGTGCGCAAATCTGGAAACGCTGAGCCAGACACACCGCGTCACGCGCCTCGCGTTATTCGATCAGTTCCCTTACACCCACCATATGGAATCGGGCGTTCTGCTGGAAAAGATCTGA
- the btuB gene encoding TonB-dependent vitamin B12 receptor BtuB — MTIKKHVLLTALSVTAFSGWAQDSTSTGNNSDNLVVTANRFPQPVSSVLAPTDVVTRDDIDRWQSKSVADVLRRLPGVDIAQNGGLGQQTSLFVRGTNSSHTLVLIDGVRLNQAGISGAADISQIPLSLVQRIEFIRGPRSAVYGSDAIGGVVNIITTRDKDGTTLGAGVGSHGYQNYNGSTQQKLGENTTLTAAGDYTYTRGIDVVADGNTGGVPQPDRDGFMSKTLYLALQHQFNQEISGFARAYGYDNRTAYDAYSSPGSALIDTRQLYSRTYDTGLRYENGIYATQLIGSYSHVKDYNYDPKYGPYDASATLDDSDQYNVQWGNTFQIWKGEVSAGLDWQKLTTEPGTNYLDDGYNQHNTGVYLTTQQKISDVTLEGAVRSDDNSQFGQHTTWQSSAAWEFIDGYRLIGSYGTAYKSPNLGQLYSGFGGNPDLKPEESKQWEGGLEGLTGPLDWRLSVYRNDIDQMIDYDNSTFGYYNIGKATIKGVEWTGSFDTGPLQHQITLEYLDPRNAETNEILARRAKQQAKYQIDWNVANIDWSINYQYLGQRYDTDYGSYPYQTVKLGGVSLWDLAASYPVTSHLTVRGRIANLFDKDYETAYGYATPGREFYLTGSYTF, encoded by the coding sequence ATGACAATTAAAAAGCACGTGCTGTTGACGGCCTTATCCGTCACGGCTTTTTCAGGGTGGGCGCAAGACAGTACTTCCACAGGCAACAACAGCGATAATCTGGTCGTCACGGCTAACCGTTTTCCACAGCCGGTCTCTTCCGTACTGGCACCGACCGATGTGGTGACGCGTGATGATATCGACAGATGGCAGTCAAAATCTGTCGCTGATGTATTACGTCGTTTACCGGGCGTCGATATTGCCCAAAATGGCGGGCTGGGCCAGCAGACGTCTTTATTCGTTCGTGGCACCAATTCCAGCCACACATTAGTCTTAATCGACGGTGTGCGTCTGAATCAGGCCGGTATTTCCGGCGCTGCGGATATCAGCCAGATCCCACTTTCCCTGGTCCAGCGCATCGAATTTATTCGCGGGCCGCGCTCTGCGGTTTATGGCTCTGATGCGATCGGTGGCGTTGTTAACATTATCACCACGCGTGATAAAGATGGCACGACACTCGGTGCAGGCGTGGGTTCCCACGGTTACCAGAACTATAACGGCTCCACACAGCAGAAGCTGGGCGAAAACACTACGCTGACGGCGGCCGGTGATTACACCTATACCCGTGGCATCGACGTAGTTGCGGATGGCAATACCGGCGGTGTACCTCAGCCTGACCGCGACGGCTTCATGAGCAAGACGCTGTATCTGGCGCTGCAACACCAGTTCAATCAGGAAATCAGTGGCTTTGCCCGTGCGTACGGCTACGACAACCGTACTGCCTATGATGCCTATTCTTCGCCGGGCAGTGCACTTATCGATACTCGTCAGCTTTACAGCCGCACGTACGACACCGGTTTGCGTTATGAAAACGGCATCTACGCCACGCAACTTATCGGCAGCTATAGTCACGTCAAAGACTATAACTACGATCCGAAATACGGCCCGTACGATGCATCCGCAACGCTGGATGACTCCGATCAGTACAACGTGCAATGGGGTAACACATTCCAAATCTGGAAAGGGGAAGTCAGCGCAGGGCTTGACTGGCAGAAGCTGACCACGGAGCCTGGCACCAACTATCTGGATGATGGCTATAACCAGCACAACACCGGCGTTTATCTGACGACTCAGCAAAAAATCAGTGATGTGACGCTTGAAGGCGCAGTGCGCAGCGACGATAACTCCCAGTTTGGTCAGCACACCACCTGGCAGAGCAGCGCGGCGTGGGAATTCATTGATGGGTATCGTCTGATTGGTTCTTACGGTACGGCCTATAAATCCCCGAACCTGGGGCAGCTTTATAGTGGCTTTGGTGGCAATCCGGACCTTAAGCCTGAAGAGAGCAAGCAGTGGGAAGGTGGACTGGAAGGTTTGACCGGTCCGCTGGACTGGCGCTTGTCGGTGTATCGCAACGACATCGATCAGATGATCGATTACGACAATTCAACTTTCGGTTATTACAACATTGGCAAAGCGACCATCAAAGGCGTTGAATGGACTGGCTCATTCGATACCGGTCCGTTGCAGCACCAGATTACGCTGGAATATCTCGACCCGCGTAATGCCGAGACCAACGAAATTCTGGCGCGCCGTGCTAAGCAGCAGGCGAAATACCAGATTGACTGGAATGTAGCGAACATTGACTGGTCCATCAATTACCAGTATCTGGGACAGCGGTACGACACCGACTACGGTTCGTATCCTTATCAGACCGTTAAACTGGGCGGCGTAAGCTTATGGGACCTGGCTGCCTCATATCCCGTGACCTCACATCTGACGGTTCGTGGTAGAATTGCCAACTTGTTTGATAAAGATTACGAGACGGCTTATGGCTATGCCACACCAGGACGTGAGTTCTACCTTACTGGAAGCTATACCTTCTGA
- the murI gene encoding glutamate racemase, with translation MAMPHQDVSSTLLEAIPSDTTQVPDRPTVLVFDSGVGGLSVYQEVRQMLPDLHYIYAFDNVAFPYGEKSEEFIVERVVEIVTAVAKRHPLSIIVIACNTASTVSLPALRAKFSCPVVGVVPAIKPAAKLTRNGVVGLLATRATVQRPYTHDLVARFAIDCQILMLGSAELVELAEAKLHGEEVSLAALKKILHPWLRLREPPDTVVLGCTHFPLLSEELAQVLPDGTRMIDSGSAIARRAHWLIETSHVPVPQKKADVEIESVAYCMAMTAEAQSLLPVLQSYGFRSIQELPL, from the coding sequence ATGGCTATGCCACACCAGGACGTGAGTTCTACCTTACTGGAAGCTATACCTTCTGATACAACACAAGTTCCTGACCGCCCGACGGTGCTGGTTTTCGATTCCGGCGTCGGCGGGTTGTCAGTTTATCAAGAGGTCCGGCAAATGTTGCCGGACCTGCACTATATCTATGCCTTCGATAATGTCGCTTTTCCTTATGGCGAGAAATCGGAAGAGTTCATCGTCGAACGGGTGGTCGAAATTGTCACCGCCGTTGCGAAACGTCATCCCCTCTCTATTATCGTCATTGCCTGTAACACGGCGAGCACCGTCTCACTCCCTGCCTTGCGCGCCAAATTCAGCTGCCCGGTCGTTGGCGTAGTACCTGCGATCAAACCTGCTGCGAAATTAACGCGAAACGGCGTCGTCGGCTTACTGGCGACGCGCGCGACGGTTCAGCGTCCTTATACACACGATCTGGTGGCGCGGTTTGCGATAGATTGTCAGATTCTGATGTTGGGCTCGGCGGAACTGGTCGAACTGGCTGAAGCGAAGCTGCATGGCGAAGAGGTCTCACTGGCGGCACTGAAGAAAATCCTCCATCCGTGGCTGCGTTTGCGCGAACCTCCTGACACAGTCGTATTAGGTTGCACGCATTTTCCGTTGCTTTCCGAAGAGCTCGCGCAGGTTTTGCCCGACGGCACACGTATGATCGACTCCGGTTCTGCGATTGCCCGCCGTGCACACTGGTTAATTGAGACGTCTCATGTGCCTGTTCCACAAAAAAAAGCAGACGTAGAAATAGAGAGTGTCGCCTACTGCATGGCGATGACCGCCGAGGCCCAAAGTTTACTGCCTGTTTTACAGTCATATGGCTTCAGAAGTATCCAGGAATTGCCGCTTTAA